A region of Hydrogenimonas cancrithermarum DNA encodes the following proteins:
- a CDS encoding polysaccharide biosynthesis/export family protein: protein MRSLWIVMIPVMMLLFGGCSANKEYKYFNQNLDEEKVVTEVSDEEYEAEKRYEWKIQPGDRLEIRVFNQSASSVGGQMTSILDQSLTYMNRSGVDGMLVPPDGKIHIPLIGTVAVEGLTETKAAQRLTQEYKKYLRNPFVSVKILNQRLLVLGEVGSPGVVPVNSGTMTLFEALAMTGDLTDDAMRTNILIIRGDLRHPQVRKVDLTDMRKLRVASLILRPNDIVYVQPRNMKAIMKEMVEMGSYFNFLNTIMSPFLTYQAIDQGYNIGIVPGNSGN, encoded by the coding sequence ATGAGAAGTTTATGGATTGTCATGATACCTGTGATGATGCTTCTTTTTGGCGGGTGTTCGGCCAACAAAGAGTACAAGTATTTCAATCAGAACCTCGATGAAGAGAAAGTCGTGACGGAAGTGTCGGACGAAGAGTATGAAGCGGAAAAACGGTACGAATGGAAGATTCAGCCGGGTGACCGGCTGGAGATCAGAGTCTTCAACCAGAGTGCTTCCTCCGTCGGAGGGCAGATGACTTCCATTCTCGACCAGAGTCTTACCTACATGAACCGAAGCGGTGTCGACGGGATGCTCGTTCCGCCGGACGGCAAGATCCATATCCCTCTGATCGGAACGGTAGCGGTCGAAGGCCTGACCGAGACGAAAGCGGCGCAGCGGCTGACGCAGGAGTACAAGAAGTATCTTAGAAATCCTTTCGTCTCCGTGAAAATTCTCAATCAGCGTCTGCTGGTGCTTGGCGAAGTCGGTTCTCCGGGTGTCGTTCCTGTCAACAGCGGAACGATGACCCTTTTCGAAGCGCTCGCGATGACCGGAGACCTCACAGACGATGCGATGCGTACCAATATTCTGATCATTCGCGGAGACCTGCGTCATCCTCAGGTCAGAAAAGTGGACCTGACCGATATGCGCAAACTGCGCGTCGCGAGTCTCATTCTGCGTCCGAACGACATCGTCTATGTTCAGCCTCGCAACATGAAGGCGATTATGAAGGAGATGGTCGAAATGGGATCGTACTTCAACTTCCTCAATACGATCATGTCGCCGTTCCTGACCTATCAGGCGATCGATCAGGGATACAATATCGGCATCGTGCCGGGTAACAGTGGGAACTGA